CAACGTCGAATGCGCCAGTTGCCACCGCAACGGCACCTACGCCGGGACGCCGAAGGACTGCTACTCCTGTCACCGGTCGACCTACGAGGGGACGCGCAACCCGAACCACGTGCAGCAGGGGATGCCGACGGCCTGCCAGCAGTGCCACACGGAGAGCGCGTGGCAGCCGGCGAACTTCAACCACAGCGCGACGGCGTTCCCGCTGAACGGAGCGCACCGCAACGTGGCGTGCGCGAGCTGCCACCGCAACGGCCAGTACGCCGGGACGCCGAAGGACTGCTACTCCTGTCACCGGTCGACCTACGAGGGGACGCGCAACCCGAACCACGTGCAACAAGGGTTCCCGACGGCATGCCAGCAGTGCCACACGGAAAGCGCGTGGCAGCCGGCGGACTTCAACCACAGCGCGACGGCGTTCCCGCTGAACGGAGCGCACCGCAACGTGGCGTGCGCGAGCTGCCACCGCAACGGCCAGTACGCCGGGACGCCGAAGGACTGCTACTCGTGCCATCGGTCGACCTACGAGGGGACGCGCAACCCGAACCACGTGCAACAAGGGTTCCCGACGGCATGCCAGCAGTGCCACACGGAAAGCGCGTGGCAGCCGGCGAACTTCAACCACAGCGCGACGGCGTTCCCGCTGAACGGAGCGCACCGCAACGTGGCGTGCGCGAGCTGCCACCGCAACGGCCAGTACGCCGGGACGCCGAAGGACTGCTACTCGTGCCATCGGTCGACCTACGAGGGGACGCGCAACCCGAACCACGTGCAACAGGGGTTCCCGACGGCATGCCAGCAGTGCCACACGGAGAGCGCGTGGCAGCCGGCGAACTTCAACCACAGCGCGACGGCGTTCCCGCTGAACGGGGCGCACCGCAACGTGGCGTGCGCGAGCTGCCACCGCAACGGCCAGTACGCCGGGACGCCGAAGGACTGCTACTCGTGCCATCGGTCGACCTACGAGGGGACGCGCAACCCGAACCACGTGCAACAGGGGTTCCCGACGGCGTGCCAGCAGTGCCACACGGAGAGCGCCTGGCAGCCGGCGAACTTCAATCACAATGCCACGGCCTTCCCGCTGACGGGGGCGCACGTCTCGGTGAGCTGCACCGACTGCCATCGCAACGGCGTCTACGCCGGGACGCCCCGCGACTGCTACGCCTGTCACCAGCAGGACTACCAGCAGGCGCAGCCGAACCACGCCTCGGCGGGGTTCCCGACCACCTGCCAGACCTGCCACACCACCACGCGCTGGGAGGGTGCGACGTTCGACCACGACGGTCGCTTCTTCCCCATCTACTCGGGCCGGCACCGCAACGTGTGGAACAACGCCTGCTCGACCTGCCACGTCGCGTCGGGCAACTTCCAGGTCTTCGAGTGCATCCTCTGTCACGAGCACAACCAGTCGTCGATGAACAGCGAGCACCGTGAAGTCAACGGCTACCGTTGGGAAAGCCGCTACTGCTACCAGTGTCACCCGGACGGTCGCGCTGGTGACTGAGCTGCCAGACCTTCGCCGACAGGAGATCTCCATGACCGATGCGACTCGCCAGCCGGGCCCGACCCGCCGCACCGACGGAGCCATCGAGCGGGGAGGTGCGAAGGGCCTCTCCGTCGCCGCGCTCGTGGCCGTGTTGTTCGCCATTCTCGCGCCCGTGTCGCCGGCGGCCTGGGCCCAGGGGGCGAAGGCTGCCCCGGCGGGGAAGGTGCCGGCGCGCGGATTGACCGTGACCTACCTCTCGACGAGCGCGGTCTACGTCGACGGGGGGCGACAGGAGGGGCTCGAACCGGGATCGCGTCTCGTGGTGCGTCGCTCGGGCGACAAGATCGCCGAGCTCGAGGTGCTCTACGTCGCCGAGCACTCCGCCTCCTGCCGGGTGGTGAGCGCGCTCTCCTCGATCCGGCAGGGCGATGCGGCGGTGCTCGCCTCCGTGCCGGCGGAGAGCGTTGCCGAGGCCCCACCGGCGGCGGTGCCGGAGCCTGCCCGCCCCGTCCCGGAGCCTCTCCCGGCGCCGGTGGCGAACCCGTCGCCGCGGCGTTCCGTGCCCCGGACCCGCGCCAGCGGCGCGATCTCCTACGGCTTCCAGCAGTATCGCAACGGCGGCGCGGTGAGCAGCGGCGGCTTCGACGAAGGAACCGGTCGGCTCTCGCTCCGTCTTCGCGACCTCGGCGGCAGGCCGCTCGACTTCCGCGCGCGGATGAGATCGCGAACGGTGACGCGGAGTGGCTTCGGCCTGAGCGGCAACCGGTCCGAGCAGAGCGACCGGCTCTACGAGCTGTCGCTCACCTATGCGCCCGAAGGCGGGCGCTTCGCCTGGCAGGTCGGGCGGCTCGGGGTCAGCCCGTTCGTCGGGATCGGCTATCTCGACGGGGCGCTGGGGCAGGTCCGGCTGACGCGACGCTTTCATCTCGGGGCCTTCGCCGGCTCGCGGCCCGAGGTCGCCGAGCTCGGCCTCGCGTCGATCGGCCAGAAGTACGGCGCTTTCGTGCGTTATGCCACCGCGGCCGACGAAGGGCCCGGCTACGCGGAGGTGGTGATTGCCGGGATCGGCGAGTACGCCAAGGCCGGGGCGGTGAGTCGCGAGTACGTCTCGCTCGAGAGTCGCTTCGGTTCCGGCTCGCGCTGGTCGCTTTTCGCGCGCGGCGAGGTCGACGTGAACCGCGACTGGCGCAGGGAGATGGCGGGCTCGGCGACGCAGGTGTCGAACGCTTCGATCTCCGGGTCGGTGCGCTTTCGCGAGCGCTGGCGGTGGAGCCTGACCTACGATCAGCGGCGCAACTACCTGACCTACGAGACCAAGCCGCGCCCGGAGGACGTGTTCAATCTGCTACTGCGCGAAGGGGCGCGGACCAGTCTCGAGTACCAGGGAAGTCGAGGGCTCAACGTGTCGGCAGGGGTCGGGCTCGAGCGCCAGGAGAGCGGACAGGATCCCACGACCTCCGCGACGGTGACCGTCTACCACTCCAACCTCTTCGGCTGGATGCTGCTCGGCGGAGCCGACGTCACCTACTACACCGGCGGGGTCGCCGAGGGGTACGTCGCCTCGCTGCGGGTCCGCAAGTACCTGCGTGGCGGCCACGATCTCGGTCTGACGATCGGCGCGTCGGAGACGAAGGTGCTCGGCGCCGTGGCGCCGCGGAGCAATCAGTGGGCCCGGCTCTCGGGAACGCTCGAGCTGCCGTTCCGTCTCTACCTCCTCGGTGAGATCGAGTATTCGACGGGCGACGACCTCGAAGGGACGCGCTACCTCGCCGAGATCGGGCGGCGCTTCTAGCTGGCCGGACGCGACGAGGTCGAGCGGTAGAATCGCGCCGCTTGGCATCCCCGGCGCCCATCGACGCTTCGAGCGACCCGCCTCGCGGGGGGGCGGTGGCGCGTTTTCTCGCGCTCCTCTGGCCGGAGGAGGGGATCGCGCTCGTCTACCTCGCGATGGTCCTGATGGCCTTCCGCGTCGCCGGCTATCCGTTCACCGGCTGGCCGATGGCGGTGGAGTACCTGCGCTTCTTCGGCGCGATCCTGGCGGTGACCCTGCCGCTGTGGGTCGCGGTGCAGGTTTACCGGGTCTGGCGACGGGGCTTCCGCTGGCGCGAGGCGGGGCTGGATCTCGCTCGCTTCGCCCGGGCGCTGGCGGCGCTGCTCGTCGTGCTGGTCGCCTACACGAATCTCAAGGCACGGCTCTTCCTCTTCGCCCCGCGACTGCTCGACGGGCTGCTCGAGCGGCTCGACGCGTGGGTCCATTTCGGCGGCGGCGACTTCGTCGGTTGGACGCTCGGCTTCACCCACGACGCCGCGCTCAACGCCCTGCTCGCCTGGGCCTATCTGCTCGCCTGGGCGGTCTTCGCCCTGCCGCTCGGCGCGGCCTTCGCGCGCGACGGCGGCCCGGCGGCCCGGCGCGCGCTCGCCGCGCTCGGACTCGCCTACGTGATCGGCTCGCTGCTCTACCTCGTCTTTCCGTCGATGGGCCCGGCTTTCTACGTGCGCGCTCGCTATGCCCACCTCGCGGACAACTGGGCCTGGCAGACGCAGGAGCAGATGCGCCAGGCACTGCTCTACCTCGTGCAGCATCCGGCGGCGCCGGCGGTCCCCTTCTTCGGCATCGCCGCCTTCCCCAGCCTGCATGCGGCGACGACCGGCCTCGGTGCGCTGATCTGCTGGCGTCACGCGCGCTGGCTGCTGGCGGTGATCGTGCCGGCGAACCTGCTCGTCGCCTGGAGCGCCGTCCACTTCGGCTGGCACTACGCGATCGACCTGTACCCGGGCTTCGCCCTCGCCGCCTTGGCGTGGTGGGTGGCGGGGAGGTGGGTCGCGTCGGAGGGGCTAGAAGGCCGGAGGTAGAGCCGGCGTGTCC
This genomic window from Holophagales bacterium contains:
- a CDS encoding phosphatase PAP2 family protein, with protein sequence MASPAPIDASSDPPRGGAVARFLALLWPEEGIALVYLAMVLMAFRVAGYPFTGWPMAVEYLRFFGAILAVTLPLWVAVQVYRVWRRGFRWREAGLDLARFARALAALLVVLVAYTNLKARLFLFAPRLLDGLLERLDAWVHFGGGDFVGWTLGFTHDAALNALLAWAYLLAWAVFALPLGAAFARDGGPAARRALAALGLAYVIGSLLYLVFPSMGPAFYVRARYAHLADNWAWQTQEQMRQALLYLVQHPAAPAVPFFGIAAFPSLHAATTGLGALICWRHARWLLAVIVPANLLVAWSAVHFGWHYAIDLYPGFALAALAWWVAGRWVASEGLEGRR